In Primulina eburnea isolate SZY01 chromosome 3, ASM2296580v1, whole genome shotgun sequence, one DNA window encodes the following:
- the LOC140828308 gene encoding protein SENSITIVITY TO RED LIGHT REDUCED 1-like, whose translation MGKLEIENLEFESAYSASNSVLNWSGSRLIAIKTEESSPAEEWTIVLPRRGKKNRSFGNSGIPIQQKEEQSWTPIDTEADPARESKLMQKMQIYLQKLEFSDFFSSFLEQMLNPDMLNRLLKVLGSEEKMQMVIYGIGSIESFEPPRFQLSLAILMKRKFSWIGEIQVFDPIISLTESKVLNSLGCFVLSVNEQGRRQVQKPTLFFMPHCEADLYENLLEVNWVMDRLIRLVLFGNSFGSYEQHMSVCKNLAVSNSRKHILAVKKFSEEVRIKTFSDDSFRAFHGSSWHFFSPVTEAELEL comes from the exons ATGGGGAAGTTGGAAATTGAAAACCTAGAGTTTGAATCAGCTTATTCTGCGTCGAATTCAGTTTTAAATTGGAGTGGAAGTCGTCTGATTGCAATTAAAactg AAGAATCTAGCCCGGCTGAAGAGTGGACCATCGTTCTGCCACGTCGTGGAAAGAAGAATAGAAGTTTCGGCAATTCTGGGATCCCGATTCAACAAAAAGAAGAGCAATCATGGACTCCAATAGATACGGAAGCAGATCCTGCGAGGGAATCCAAATTGATGCAGAAAATGCAGATTTATCTTCAGAAGCTTGAGTTTTCTGACTTCTTCAGTTCTTTCTTGGAGCAGATGCTGAATCCGGATATGTTGAATAGGTTACTTAAGGTTCTGGGCTCGGAAGAAAAGATGCAGATGGTAATCTATGGGATTGGTAGCATTGAGTCATTTGAACCCCCTCGATTTCAACTTAGCCTCGCAATTTTGATGAAGAGAAAATTTTCTTGGATTGGAGAAATACAAGTTTTTGATccaattatttctttgacagaaTCAAAGGTTTTGAATTCTCTTGGTTGTTTCGTTCTGTCTGTCAATGAACAGGGCCGTCGACAAGTCCAAAAACCTACCCTATTCTTCATGCCACACTGTGAAGCAGACCTTTATGAGAATCTCTTGGAAGTAAACTGGGTAATGGATCGATTGATTCGTCTTGTACTCTTTGGGAACAGTTTTGGTTCCTACGAGCAGCACATGTCAGTTTGTAAGAATCTTGCTGTTTCTAACTCACGAAAGCACATCTTGGCTGTCAAGAAATTCTCTGAAGAGGTTAGGATTAAAACTTTTTCTGATGATTCTTTCCGAGCCTTTCATGGTTCGAGTTGGCATTTTTTTAGCCCTGTTACTGAAGCAGAATTGGAACTCTAA